Proteins encoded in a region of the Fibrobacter sp. UWB15 genome:
- a CDS encoding radical SAM protein, with protein sequence MFSRESRSPCVTKSSTLYWPMFLSYAAGTVEADGNEIQLIDSPAMELDLAQTLDGIKKFDPELVVCSTSTPSILNDLKVVHAIKEALPKTKIAIMGTHATAEPLESMEMEPSLDFVIIGEADYTARNLARYLRGDIKDISSIAGLAFRKADGTVDFQPEGPKIENLDEIPWVSKVYRKYLYSCYKKYFYGANLNPLIVILSGRGCPNRCSYCVIPQTLNGHKFRRRSPKDVVDELQYIKENFDDLGEVFFEDDTFTASHEHVREICNLILERGLKITWSCNARADVPLDLLKLMKKAGGREMCVGFESASPVVLENIHKGVKNTDKAIEFTKNARKAGLLVHGCFMVGNPGDTPETLRMTLDYAKKLNPNTAQFYPIMAYPGTEAYKEALESGALQTKDYNQWLDKDGFHRTTIQRGELTSQALVDFCDKARREFYLRPSYILRQGIMAIKNPRERYRVMRGFGTLVKHLFRKHGQLAPVARQAPTVKE encoded by the coding sequence ATGTTCAGTCGCGAGTCGCGCAGTCCGTGCGTGACCAAGTCTTCTACCCTTTACTGGCCCATGTTTTTGAGCTACGCCGCTGGCACTGTCGAAGCCGACGGTAACGAGATTCAGCTCATCGATAGCCCGGCCATGGAACTTGACCTCGCGCAGACTCTGGATGGTATCAAGAAGTTTGACCCCGAGCTCGTGGTTTGCAGCACGAGTACTCCGAGTATTTTGAACGACCTCAAGGTGGTGCACGCCATTAAAGAAGCGCTTCCGAAAACGAAGATCGCTATTATGGGTACGCACGCTACTGCCGAGCCACTCGAATCTATGGAAATGGAACCGAGCCTCGACTTCGTGATTATCGGCGAGGCGGACTACACCGCCAGGAATCTCGCCCGCTACCTGCGCGGCGACATCAAGGACATTTCTAGCATCGCGGGCCTCGCCTTCCGCAAGGCCGACGGTACAGTAGATTTTCAGCCCGAAGGTCCGAAGATTGAAAACCTCGACGAAATCCCGTGGGTGTCCAAAGTTTACCGCAAGTACCTGTACAGTTGCTACAAGAAGTATTTCTACGGCGCGAACCTGAACCCGCTGATTGTGATTCTGTCGGGACGCGGTTGTCCGAACCGCTGCAGTTACTGCGTGATTCCGCAGACGCTGAACGGCCACAAGTTCCGCCGCCGCTCTCCGAAAGATGTGGTGGACGAACTGCAGTATATCAAGGAAAACTTTGACGACCTCGGCGAAGTCTTCTTCGAAGACGATACGTTTACCGCAAGCCACGAACACGTTCGCGAAATCTGCAACCTGATTCTGGAACGCGGCCTCAAGATTACTTGGAGCTGCAACGCTCGCGCCGATGTGCCGCTCGACTTGCTCAAGCTCATGAAAAAGGCCGGCGGCCGCGAAATGTGCGTGGGATTTGAAAGCGCTTCGCCTGTGGTTCTCGAAAACATCCACAAGGGTGTCAAGAACACCGACAAGGCAATCGAATTCACGAAGAACGCCCGCAAGGCGGGACTCCTGGTGCACGGCTGCTTTATGGTGGGTAACCCGGGCGACACGCCGGAAACGCTCCGCATGACGCTCGACTACGCCAAGAAGTTGAACCCGAATACGGCTCAGTTCTACCCCATTATGGCATACCCCGGCACCGAGGCTTACAAGGAAGCCTTGGAAAGCGGCGCATTACAGACAAAGGATTACAACCAGTGGCTCGACAAAGACGGTTTCCACCGCACCACCATCCAGCGCGGCGAACTCACCAGCCAGGCACTTGTGGACTTCTGCGACAAGGCCCGCCGTGAATTCTACCTGCGTCCGAGCTATATTCTGCGTCAGGGCATCATGGCGATCAAGAATCCGCGCGAACGCTACCGCGTGATGCGTGGATTCGGCACGCTCGTGAAGCACCTGTTCCGTAAGCATGGGCAGCTCGCCCCTGTGGCTCGCCAGGCCCCGACGGTGAAAGAATAA